In Rosa chinensis cultivar Old Blush chromosome 1, RchiOBHm-V2, whole genome shotgun sequence, a genomic segment contains:
- the LOC112196323 gene encoding rust resistance kinase Lr10, producing MYLPMINSISLQGRLPMPALLVLLLLVLCTAACHAKDDPHHCEPSSCGNIHNISYPFQLNDDPNKCGKSMYNLSCEKNVTVLHLYSGKYYVLAINYGNYTIRVVDANIRKDNCSSIPRNSLASYNFSEEDPYSIDMLKGQGHIYWGDAHRFELSKPIIFMTCDTRPVSSYLYMDTAPCINAQSGHPFVLTGGLNASDLWDSCRIELMVLTSSSIGTKDINSSYIDIHNELLYGFELSWYYSYRGSRTYWECYVDTDTNTVDCGSRYSTLDVIKDLPELFAELFIGVTPTAVLGATAIKAIFGIPCVVVLLILKLKRRHLSMFNVIEEFLQSHNNLMPIRYSYSNIKKMTKGFKDKLGEGGYGSVYKGKLRSGHLVAVKMLGNSKANGQDFMNEVATIGRIHHVNVVRLIGYCAEGSKRALIYEYMSKGSLDKHIFPKEGLISLSCKEAFEISLGVARGIDYLHQGCDMKILHFDIKPHNILLDEKFVPKISDFGLARLCRSDESSLILTAVRGTFGYIAPEFFYKNIGGVSNKADIYSFGMLLMEIAGKRRNLNALAANTSQIYFPSWVYDQFNEEKEVEIEDATDEEKKITKKMLMVALWCIQMKPSDRPNSMNKVVEMLEGEVEFIQMAPKPFLYPHDMPVG from the exons ATGTATCTTCCCATGATCAATTCCATTTCTCTTCAAGGAAGGCTACCCATGCCAGCACTACTGGTCCTTCTACTTCTTGTTTTGTGCACTGCAGCTTGCCACGCTAAGGATGATCCTCATCACTGTGAGCCTTCTTCCTGCGGCAACATCCACAACATAAGTTACCCTTTCCAACTCAATGATGATCCAAACAAGTGCGGTAAATCAATGTATAACTTGTCTTGTGAGAAAAATGTCACTGTATTACACTTGTATTCAGGAAAATATTATGTGCTTGCGATCAATTATGGAAACTACACAATCCGAGTTGTGGATGCCAATATTCGTAAGGATAATTGCTCTTCAATCCCTCGTAATTCGTTGGCCAGCTATAACTTCAGTGAGGAGGATCCATACAGCATTGATATGTTGAAAGGTCAAGGTCACATTTATTGGGGGGACGCGCATAGGTTTGAATTGTCAAAGCCTATAATCTTCATGACCTGTGACACTCGGCCGGTGAGTTCGTATCTCTATATGGATACTGCTCCTTGCATTAATGCACAGAGTGGGCATCCTTTTGTTCTCACAGGAGGCTTAAATGCCTCGGATTTGTGGGATTCATGTCGCATAGAGCTGATGGTCTTGACATCATCGTCGATTGGTACAAAGGACATTAACAGTTCCTACATTGACATCCACAATGAGCTGCTCTATGGTTTTGAACTTTCATGGTATTACAGCTACCGTGGATCGCGTACCTATTGGGAATGCTATGTCGACACTGATACCAACACAGTTGATTGTG GCTCCAGGTATAGTACCTTGGACGTCATAAAAG ATCTACCTGAACTATTTGCAGAATTATTCATTGGTGTAACTCCAACGGCAG TACTTGGGGCGACTGCAATAAAAGCTATATTCGGAATTCCATGTGTGGTTGTCCTTTTAATCTTGAAGTTGAAAAGACGACATTTATCAATGTTCAACGTTATTGAAGAATTCTTACAAAGTCACAACAACCTCATGCCTATACGGTACTCCTACTCCAACATCAAGAAGATGACCAAAGGATTTAAGGATAAATTGGGGGAAGGAGGTTATGGCTCTGTGTATAAAGGAAAGCTTCGGAGCGGTCACCTTGTTGCTGTTAAGATGTTGGGAAATTCCAAAGCTAATGGGCAAGATTTTATGAATGAAGTTGCTACCATTGGAAGAATTCATCATGTAAATGTGGTGCGACTAATTGGCTATTGTGCTGAGGGATCAAAGCGTGCTCTTATATATGAGTACATGTCAAAAGGGTCTCTTGATAAACACATATTTCCTAAAGAAGGACTCATTTCCTTAAGTTGCAAGGAAGCATTTGAAATTTCCCTAGGAGTGGCTCGTGGTATTGATTATCTGCATCAAGGATGTGATATGAAAATTTTGCATTTTGATATCAAGCCACACAACATTCTTCTTGACGAGAAGTTTGTTCCCAAGATTTCAGACTTCGGTCTGGCAAGATTATGCCGATCAGATGAAAGCAGTTTAATTTTGACCGCAGTAAGAGGAACCTTTGGATACATAGCTCCAGAATTTTTTTACAAGAATATTGGAGGTGTGTCAAACAAAGCTGATATCTATAGTTTTGGAATGTTGTTGATGGAAATTGCagggaaaagaaggaatttaaATGCACTTGCAGCAAATACGAGCCAAATTTACTTTCCTTCTTGGGTGTATGACCAGTTCAATGAAGAAAAGGAGGTGGAAATTGAAGATGCCACGGAcgaggaaaagaaaataacaaagaaaatgCTCATGGTAGCATTGTGGTGTATACAAATGAAGCCTAGTGACCGTCCTAATTCGATGAACAAAGTAGTAGAGATGCTTGAaggagaagttgaattcattcaAATGGCTCCGAAACCTTTCCTATATCCACATGACATGCCAGTAGGATGA
- the LOC112202646 gene encoding MADS-box transcription factor 22-like has protein sequence MELLPSSRRKPLRDWERNLCKKADELSILCGTDVCMIIFKPQKTKPETWPRDCTQVHHIIKKYKAMAMKNNDIKGTRSPSSLGAVRDATDATTAHSTCSHVTNNKMKLDLNISDSYDSELIGDDEAELATLEAMLQAIAKRIALREATHI, from the coding sequence ATGGAACTCTTGCCCAGTTCTCGAAGAAAGCCTCTCAGGGATTGGGAGAGGAATTTATGTAAGAAGGCGGACGAGCTTTCAATACTTTGTGGTACCGATGTATGCATGATCATCTTCAAACCTCAGAAGACCAAACCAGAGACTTGGCCCCGAGATTGTACACAAGTCCACCACATTATCAAAAAGTACAAGGCAATGGcgatgaagaacaatgatatCAAAGGTACAAGAAGTCCTTCATCCCTGGGGGCAGTCAGAGACGCCACAGATGCTACTACTGCTCATTCTACTTGTAGTCATGTAACAAATAACAAGATGAAATTGGACTTAAATATTTCTGATTCTTATGATTCAGAATTGATTGGAGATGATGAGGCAGAGCTTGCTACACTGGAAGCTATGCTGCAAGCTATAGCCAAGAGAATTGCTTTACGGGAGGCAACACATATTTAA